A single Cucumis melo cultivar AY chromosome 4, USDA_Cmelo_AY_1.0, whole genome shotgun sequence DNA region contains:
- the LOC103486697 gene encoding uncharacterized protein LOC103486697, whose translation MVVKMMKWRPWPPLVSRKYEVRLVVKRLEGLDPPKDGKGVDKLTVEVKWKGPKMALSPLRRTAVKRNYTKEADGLDQNGVTLWDEEFLSVCTLSAYKENVFHPWEIVFSAFNGLNQGSKNKVQVVGSASLNLSEYVSVAKQKELELKIPLNPSTNATEASHVLWISLNLLELRTAQVVSQPVQRSIAPAPSPPWPGENVPAEKDELSALKAGLRKVKIFTEFVSTRKAKKTCHEEEGSEGRCSAKSEDGESSYPFDSDSFDDIEEGETDEGKEDTNIRKSFSYGTLAYANYAGGSYYSDMKINGDDENLVYYSNRKSDVGCSSMEDSTASASEQPLPQSSKRGLLPWRKRKLSFRSPKAKGEPLLKKAYGEEGGDDIDHDRRQLSSDESLGIGWQKTEEDSTANRSSVSEFGDDNFAIGTWEQKEIVSRDGHMKLQTQVFFASIDQRSERAAGESACTALVAVIADWFHNSQNLMPIKSQFDSLIRDGSLEWRKLCENDIYREKFPDKHFDLETVIQAKIRPLSVVPRKSFIGFFHPEGVNEARFDFLHGAMSFDNIWDEISRTGSECPNNSEPQVYVVSWNDHFFILNVESDAYYIIDTLGERLYEGCNQAYILKFDNNTTICKMPETSQSAGEKTSNDQSTVAAIVEAKDQQVSGKEESSTLAYTTSQPEEPMKEKDEVLCRGKESCKEYIKSFLAAIPIRELQADIKKGLMASTPLHHRLQIELHYTQILQPSPDSQLPEDPKPTPQSPDTTLADVAATTT comes from the exons ATGGTGGTGAAGATGATGAAGTGGCGGCCATGGCCGCCGCTTGTTTCGAGGAAATATGAGGTCAGACTTGTGGTTAAGAGGCTCGAAGGGCTTGATCCGCCAAAAGATGGTAAGGGGGTCGATAAATTGACGGTCGAGGTTAAATGGAAGGGCCCAAAAATGGCTTTGAGCCCATTGAGGAGAACGGCTGTGAAGAGAAATTACACGAAGGAGGCTGATGGGTTGGATCAGAACGGCGTTACTCTGTGGGATGAGGAGTTTCTTAGCGTTTGTACTCTCTCTGCTTACAAGGAGAATGTATTTCATCCATGGGAGATCGTTTTCTCTGCCTTCAAT GGCTTAAATCAAGGGTCGAAAAACAAAGTTCAGGTTGTTGGCTCAGCATCTCTTAACCTGTCGGAATACGTTTCTGTGGCCAAACAGAAAGAGCTTGAATTGAAGATACCTCTTAATCCATCTACAAATGCTACTGAGGCCAGTCACGTTCTCTGG ATATCACTGAACTTACTGGAACTTAGAACTGCTCAAGTTGTATCACAACCTGTACAAAGATCAATAGCTCCAGCTCCATCTCCTCCCTGGCCAGGAGAAAATGTCCCAGCAGAAAAAGATGAGCTCTCTGCTCTTAAAGCTGGCTTGAGGAAAGTAAAGATTTTTACGGAGTTTGTGTCAACTCGAAAGGCGAAAAAAACTTGCcatgaagaagagggaagtgaGGGCAGGTGCTCTGCCAAGAGTGAGGATGGTGAGTCTAGCTACCCATTTGACTCTGATTCCTTTGACGACATTGAGGAAGGGGAAACAGATGAAGGGAAGGAGGATACTAACATTAGGAAGTCCTTTAGTTATGGCACTCTAGCCTACGCAAATTACGCTGGGGGATCATATTACTCTGATATGAAGATCAATGGTGATGACGAAAATTTAGTTTACTATAGTAATCGAAAATCAGATGTTGGCTGCTCGAGCATGGAAGATTCAACTGCATCAGCCTCTGAGCAACCTTTGCCACAGAGTTCAAAACGTGGTCTGTTGCCATGGAGGAAGAGAAAATTAAGTTTTAGATCTCCTAAGGCAAAAGGAGAGCCATTGTTGAAGAAGGCCTATGGCGAAGAAGGTGGTGATGACATTGATCATGATCGAAGGCAACTCAGCTCTGATGAATCACTTGGTATTGGG TGGCAAAAGACCGAAGAGGATTCAACTGCAAATAGATCGTCAGTTTCTGAATTTGGGGATGACAATTTTGCAATTGGCACTTGGGAGCAAAAAGAAATTGTAAGCCGTGATGGACATATGAAGCTACAGACACAGGTCTTCTTTGCTTCTATTGATCAACGAAGTGAGAGGGCAGCTGGTGAAAGTGCATGCACTGCTCTCGTAGCGGTTATTGCTGATTGGTTTCACAACAGCCAAAATCTCATGCCTATAAAATCTCAATTTGATAGTTTGATTAGGGATGGCTCATTAGAGTGGAGGAAGCTCTGTGAAAATGATATATATCGGGAAAAATTCCCCGACAAGCATTTTGATCTAGAAACTGTCATTCAAGCCAAAATCCGGCCCCTTTCTGTGGTTCCGAGGAAGTCCTTCATTGGTTTTTTCCACCCAGAAGGTGTAAATGAGGCGAGATTTGATTTTTTGCATGGTGCCATGTCTTTTGATAACATATGGGATGAGATTAGCCGTACTGGGTCAGAATGTCCGAACAACAGTGAACCTCAAGTTTATGTTGTGAGCTGGAATGACCATTTTTTTATTCTCAACGTTGAATCTGATGCATACTACATCATCGACACCTTAGGAGAGAGGCTTTACGAAGGATGCAATCAGGCCTACATCTTGAAATTTGACAACAACACTACAATCTGCAAAATGCCCGAGACTAGCCAGTCAGCAGGCGAAAAGACTTCCAACGATCAATCAACTGTTGCAGCAATAGTTGAGGCCAAGGACCAACAAGTCAGCGGAAAGGAAGAGAGTTCAACACTAGCATACACTACCTCACAACCTGAAGAACCAATGAAGGAGAAAGACGAAGTCTTGTGTCGTGGGAAAGAATCCTGCAAAGAATACATTAAGAGCTTCTTGGCTGCTATCCCAATTCGGGAACTACAAGCTGATATCAAGAAGGGTCTAATGGCATCAACCCCGCTTCACCACCGCCTACAGATCGAATTACACTACACCCAGATTTTGCAACCTTCACCTGATTCTCAGCTACCAGAAGATCCAAAACCCACACCGCAAAGTCCTGACACCACATTAGCAGACGTTGCAGCGACAACTACATAG
- the LOC103486698 gene encoding ubiquitin carboxyl-terminal hydrolase 8-like isoform X3 → MTRLSLATRFSLLFFFNFNFNLNLKPISFLSLLNLSRLSLSTLHLCKSFVRLLASKTLALFTMDNLIPNDDEFWDIDVGSRSRPPQRPRLLDDFDYDDNDAEKVYFVPFRWWLETQNDSDQVVGILYSVSSEEDGDSGILLELRKEKVHTEYAGEEEGFSGREYALIGEPMWLQALKRHNDFESTSNYGGRLFRDEDISQAVFPLQIRILVSWETNLLTVKINRKDNSANFYKRASVIFNSNSELFHIWDFSGQTNKLFTNNSNNFLDGSLVQGVKEVILELQVHETLDNMMGRYGKDAKLTEEQRKTEKSPIIINGITDKVKFHLTESDRMIAGNSFGVASSMGLTGLQNLGNTCFMNSALQCLVHTPKLVDYFLGNFQKEINYDNPLGMKGELALAFGDLLRKLWAPGSKSVPPRMFKLKLANFAPQFSGYNQHDSQEFLSFLLDGLHEDLNRVKCKPYFEAKDVEGRRDEEVAEEYWQNHLARNDSIIVDLCQGQYRSTLVCPACNKLSVTFDPFMYLSLPLPSTTMRSMTLMVISCDGISLPSTFTVSVPKSGRLKDLIDALSTACSLRADETLLVAEVYKNRICRVLEDPSDSLALIRNEDKLVAYRFPRDDESSKLIVYMHQQSETHDNSGKLISGSKTFGAPFVAKVPDLSHESDIRQLFLKFLDPLKMPAEDTFRNCDGEAGVSANDDFEMDDASDPENSDPDGSPSDETVANSCLPADFTFYLAHQMGASEGDFKSLSICTSALKLS, encoded by the exons ATGACCCGTTTATCACTTGCCACCCGTTTCTcactcctcttcttcttcaacttcaaCTTCAATCTCAACCTCAAACCcatctcttttctctctctcctcaacctCTCTCGTCTCTCTCTTTCCACTCTTCATCTCTGCAAGTCCTTCGTTCGTCTTCTTGCCTCCAAAACCCTAGCCCTTTTCACCATGGACAATCTCATCCCCAACGACGATGAGTTTTGGGACATCGATGTTGGTTCTCGCTCCCGACCCCCCCAGCGCCCTCGCCTGCTTGATGACTTTGATTATGATGATAATGATGCCGAGAAGGTCTACTTTGTTCCCTTCAg GTGGTGGTTGGAAACTCAAAATGATAGTGATCAAGTAGTAGGTATTCTATATAGCGTGTCATCAGAGGAGGATGGTGATTCTGGAATTCTGTTGGAGCTCAGGAAAGAAAAAGTTCACACAGAATATGCTGGTGAAGAAGAGGGGTTTTCTGGTCGTGAATACGCCCTGATCGGAGAACCCATGTGGTTGCAGGCCCTAAAGCG GCATAATGACTTTGAATCAACATCGAATTATGGTGGCCGGCTTTTCAGAGACGAAGATATATCGCAGGCTGTTTTTCCTTTGCAAATTAGGATCTTGGTATCATGGGAAACAAATTTGTTAACTGTGAAGATAAACCGAAAG GATAACTCAGCTAACTTTTATAAGAGAGCTTCCGTAATTTTCAATTCTAACTCTGAACTG TTTCACATTTGGGACTTCTCAGGGCAAACAAATAAACTTTTCACAAATAACTCGAACAATTTTCTTGATGGTTCTCTTGTTCAAGGAGTCAAAGAG GTCATTCTTGAGTTACAAGTCCATGAAACTTTGGACAATATGATGGGTCGATATGGGAAGGATGCAAAGCTAACTGAAGAACAGCGAAAGACTGAAAAGTCCCCCATTATCATAAATGGGATCACAGATAAAGTGAAATTTCATTTGACTGAATCTGACCGTATGATAGCTGGAAATAGTTTTGGTGTAGCCAGTTCAATGGGTTTGACAGGATTGCAGAATCTCGGGAATACTTGCTTCATGAATAGTGCTCTTCAATGCTTGGTGCATACACCAAAGCTTGTTGATTATTTCCTTGGAAATTTCCAAAaggagataaattatgataatCCTTTGGGGATGAAA GGAGAGCTTGCCTTAGCTTTTGGAGACTTGCTCAGGAAACTATGGGCCCCTGGCTCGAAGTCAGTGCCTCCAAGAATGTTTAAACTTAAACTTGCTAATTTTGCTCCCCAGTTCAGTGGTTATAATCAGCACGATTCCCAG gaatttctttcttttttgttggaTGGCCTTCATGAAGATCTAAATCGTGTTAAATGCAAGCCATATTTTGAAGCAAAGGATGTAGAGGGCCGCCGAGACGAAGAAGTAGCTGAAGAATATTGGCAAAATCACCTTGCTCGTAATGATTCTATTATAGTTGATTTATGCCAG GGTCAGTACCGGTCAACATTGGTGTGCCCTGCTTGCAATAAGTTGTCAGTTACATTTGATCCATTTATGTACCTTTCTTTGCCATTGCCGTCAACAACAATGCGCAGTATGACTCTGATGGTAATTTCATGTGATGGGATTTCATTGCCTTCTACATTTACTGTATCAGTGCCAAAGTCGGGAAGACTGAAAGATCTTATTGATGCTTTAAGCACTGCTTGTTCTTTGAGAGCGGATGAGACCCTGTTGGTAGCTGAG GTATACAAGAATCGCATTTGTCGTGTTCTGGAGGATCCATCTGATTCACTGGCCTTGATTAGGAATGAAGACAAGCTTGTTGCTTATAGGTTTCCAAGAGACGATGAATCATCCAAGTTGATTGTCTACATGCATCAACAGTCAGAAAC GCATGATAATTCAGGAAAGCTAATTTCAGGCTCGAAAACATTTGGAGCCCCATTTGTAGCAAAAGTGCCTGACCTTTCTCATGAATCGGATATTCGTCAGCTGTTCCTTAAGTTTCTTGATCCATTAAAAATGCCTGCAGAGGATACGTTTAGGAACTGTGATGGTGAAGCTGGCGTTTCTGCTAATGATGACTTCGAGATGGATGATGCCTCAGACCCGGAAAACTCGGATCCTGATGGCAGTCCAAGTGATGAAACTGTTGCAAACTCTTGTTTGCCTGCTGATTTCACATTCTATTTGGCTCATCAGATGGGAGCTTCTGAAG GAGACTTCAAGAGTCTGTCGATTTGTACAAGTGCCTTGAAGCTTTCTTGA
- the LOC103486698 gene encoding ubiquitin carboxyl-terminal hydrolase 8-like isoform X1, translated as MTRLSLATRFSLLFFFNFNFNLNLKPISFLSLLNLSRLSLSTLHLCKSFVRLLASKTLALFTMDNLIPNDDEFWDIDVGSRSRPPQRPRLLDDFDYDDNDAEKVYFVPFRWWLETQNDSDQVVGILYSVSSEEDGDSGILLELRKEKVHTEYAGEEEGFSGREYALIGEPMWLQALKRHNDFESTSNYGGRLFRDEDISQAVFPLQIRILVSWETNLLTVKINRKDNSANFYKRASVIFNSNSELFHIWDFSGQTNKLFTNNSNNFLDGSLVQGVKEVILELQVHETLDNMMGRYGKDAKLTEEQRKTEKSPIIINGITDKVKFHLTESDRMIAGNSFGVASSMGLTGLQNLGNTCFMNSALQCLVHTPKLVDYFLGNFQKEINYDNPLGMKGELALAFGDLLRKLWAPGSKSVPPRMFKLKLANFAPQFSGYNQHDSQEFLSFLLDGLHEDLNRVKCKPYFEAKDVEGRRDEEVAEEYWQNHLARNDSIIVDLCQGQYRSTLVCPACNKLSVTFDPFMYLSLPLPSTTMRSMTLMVISCDGISLPSTFTVSVPKSGRLKDLIDALSTACSLRADETLLVAEVYKNRICRVLEDPSDSLALIRNEDKLVAYRFPRDDESSKLIVYMHQQSETHDNSGKLISGSKTFGAPFVAKVPDLSHESDIRQLFLKFLDPLKMPAEDTFRNCDGEAGVSANDDFEMDDASDPENSDPDGSPSDETVANSCLPADFTFYLAHQMGASEGTLIKLNEPLAISKSTERLDVIVMWPDTMVNKYDTCLMSSLPDVSKPNLHPRRLQESVDLYKCLEAFLKEEPLGPDDMWYCPRCKKPQQARKKLDLWRLPEILVIHLKRFSYSRFFKNKLETLVDFPIDDLDLSNYIAYQNSHLSNRYMLYAVSNHYGGMGAGHYTAYVLHGGKWYDFDDDRVMSVSEDVVKSSAAYVLFYKRIP; from the exons ATGACCCGTTTATCACTTGCCACCCGTTTCTcactcctcttcttcttcaacttcaaCTTCAATCTCAACCTCAAACCcatctcttttctctctctcctcaacctCTCTCGTCTCTCTCTTTCCACTCTTCATCTCTGCAAGTCCTTCGTTCGTCTTCTTGCCTCCAAAACCCTAGCCCTTTTCACCATGGACAATCTCATCCCCAACGACGATGAGTTTTGGGACATCGATGTTGGTTCTCGCTCCCGACCCCCCCAGCGCCCTCGCCTGCTTGATGACTTTGATTATGATGATAATGATGCCGAGAAGGTCTACTTTGTTCCCTTCAg GTGGTGGTTGGAAACTCAAAATGATAGTGATCAAGTAGTAGGTATTCTATATAGCGTGTCATCAGAGGAGGATGGTGATTCTGGAATTCTGTTGGAGCTCAGGAAAGAAAAAGTTCACACAGAATATGCTGGTGAAGAAGAGGGGTTTTCTGGTCGTGAATACGCCCTGATCGGAGAACCCATGTGGTTGCAGGCCCTAAAGCG GCATAATGACTTTGAATCAACATCGAATTATGGTGGCCGGCTTTTCAGAGACGAAGATATATCGCAGGCTGTTTTTCCTTTGCAAATTAGGATCTTGGTATCATGGGAAACAAATTTGTTAACTGTGAAGATAAACCGAAAG GATAACTCAGCTAACTTTTATAAGAGAGCTTCCGTAATTTTCAATTCTAACTCTGAACTG TTTCACATTTGGGACTTCTCAGGGCAAACAAATAAACTTTTCACAAATAACTCGAACAATTTTCTTGATGGTTCTCTTGTTCAAGGAGTCAAAGAG GTCATTCTTGAGTTACAAGTCCATGAAACTTTGGACAATATGATGGGTCGATATGGGAAGGATGCAAAGCTAACTGAAGAACAGCGAAAGACTGAAAAGTCCCCCATTATCATAAATGGGATCACAGATAAAGTGAAATTTCATTTGACTGAATCTGACCGTATGATAGCTGGAAATAGTTTTGGTGTAGCCAGTTCAATGGGTTTGACAGGATTGCAGAATCTCGGGAATACTTGCTTCATGAATAGTGCTCTTCAATGCTTGGTGCATACACCAAAGCTTGTTGATTATTTCCTTGGAAATTTCCAAAaggagataaattatgataatCCTTTGGGGATGAAA GGAGAGCTTGCCTTAGCTTTTGGAGACTTGCTCAGGAAACTATGGGCCCCTGGCTCGAAGTCAGTGCCTCCAAGAATGTTTAAACTTAAACTTGCTAATTTTGCTCCCCAGTTCAGTGGTTATAATCAGCACGATTCCCAG gaatttctttcttttttgttggaTGGCCTTCATGAAGATCTAAATCGTGTTAAATGCAAGCCATATTTTGAAGCAAAGGATGTAGAGGGCCGCCGAGACGAAGAAGTAGCTGAAGAATATTGGCAAAATCACCTTGCTCGTAATGATTCTATTATAGTTGATTTATGCCAG GGTCAGTACCGGTCAACATTGGTGTGCCCTGCTTGCAATAAGTTGTCAGTTACATTTGATCCATTTATGTACCTTTCTTTGCCATTGCCGTCAACAACAATGCGCAGTATGACTCTGATGGTAATTTCATGTGATGGGATTTCATTGCCTTCTACATTTACTGTATCAGTGCCAAAGTCGGGAAGACTGAAAGATCTTATTGATGCTTTAAGCACTGCTTGTTCTTTGAGAGCGGATGAGACCCTGTTGGTAGCTGAG GTATACAAGAATCGCATTTGTCGTGTTCTGGAGGATCCATCTGATTCACTGGCCTTGATTAGGAATGAAGACAAGCTTGTTGCTTATAGGTTTCCAAGAGACGATGAATCATCCAAGTTGATTGTCTACATGCATCAACAGTCAGAAAC GCATGATAATTCAGGAAAGCTAATTTCAGGCTCGAAAACATTTGGAGCCCCATTTGTAGCAAAAGTGCCTGACCTTTCTCATGAATCGGATATTCGTCAGCTGTTCCTTAAGTTTCTTGATCCATTAAAAATGCCTGCAGAGGATACGTTTAGGAACTGTGATGGTGAAGCTGGCGTTTCTGCTAATGATGACTTCGAGATGGATGATGCCTCAGACCCGGAAAACTCGGATCCTGATGGCAGTCCAAGTGATGAAACTGTTGCAAACTCTTGTTTGCCTGCTGATTTCACATTCTATTTGGCTCATCAGATGGGAGCTTCTGAAGGTACcttgattaaattaaatgaaCCTCTAGCTATCTCCAAATCAACTGAGAGACTGGATGTGATTGTTATGTGGCCGGACACGATGGTTAATAAATATGATACATGTCTAATGAGTTCATTGCCTGATGTTTCCAAACCAAATTTACACCCAAGGAGACTTCAAGAGTCTGTCGATTTGTACAAGTGCCTTGAAGCTTTCTTGAAGGAGGAACCTTTAGGACCTGACGATATGTG GTACTGTCCTAGATGCAAGAAGCCTCAACAAGCCAGGAAAAAGTTGGATCTCTGGAGGTTGCCTGAGATTCTTGTCATTCATCTCAAAAGGTTTTCATATAGCCGATTTTTTAAGAACAAGTTGGAAACATTGGTTGATTTTCCAATAGACGATCTAGATTTGTCAAACTACATTGCTTACCAGAACAGCCATTTGAGCAATCGTTATATGTTATATGCTGTTAGTAATCACTACGGAGGGATGGGCGCAGGTCACTATACTGCATATGTTCTT CACGGCGGTAAATGGTACGATTTCGACGATGATCGGGTTATGTCTGTCAGTGAAGACGTTGTAAAGTCGTCTGCTGCTTATGTTTTATTCTACAAAAGAATTCCATAA
- the LOC103486698 gene encoding ubiquitin carboxyl-terminal hydrolase 8-like isoform X2 has translation MWSLYGLHPHPKNETKESHNYDKSTRSLKRRAFWLPPRSWSPGHKTFNETQLFAWDNSANFYKRASVIFNSNSELFHIWDFSGQTNKLFTNNSNNFLDGSLVQGVKEVILELQVHETLDNMMGRYGKDAKLTEEQRKTEKSPIIINGITDKVKFHLTESDRMIAGNSFGVASSMGLTGLQNLGNTCFMNSALQCLVHTPKLVDYFLGNFQKEINYDNPLGMKGELALAFGDLLRKLWAPGSKSVPPRMFKLKLANFAPQFSGYNQHDSQEFLSFLLDGLHEDLNRVKCKPYFEAKDVEGRRDEEVAEEYWQNHLARNDSIIVDLCQGQYRSTLVCPACNKLSVTFDPFMYLSLPLPSTTMRSMTLMVISCDGISLPSTFTVSVPKSGRLKDLIDALSTACSLRADETLLVAEVYKNRICRVLEDPSDSLALIRNEDKLVAYRFPRDDESSKLIVYMHQQSETHDNSGKLISGSKTFGAPFVAKVPDLSHESDIRQLFLKFLDPLKMPAEDTFRNCDGEAGVSANDDFEMDDASDPENSDPDGSPSDETVANSCLPADFTFYLAHQMGASEGTLIKLNEPLAISKSTERLDVIVMWPDTMVNKYDTCLMSSLPDVSKPNLHPRRLQESVDLYKCLEAFLKEEPLGPDDMWYCPRCKKPQQARKKLDLWRLPEILVIHLKRFSYSRFFKNKLETLVDFPIDDLDLSNYIAYQNSHLSNRYMLYAVSNHYGGMGAGHYTAYVLHGGKWYDFDDDRVMSVSEDVVKSSAAYVLFYKRIP, from the exons ATGTGGTCTTTGTATGGTCTCCATCCCCACCccaaaaatgaaacaaaagaaTCCCACAACTACGATAAATCCACAAGAAGTCTCAAGAGGAGGGCTTTTTGGTTGCCCCCACGAAGCTGGTCTCCTGGTCACAAGACTTTTAATGAGACACAATTATTCGCCTGG GATAACTCAGCTAACTTTTATAAGAGAGCTTCCGTAATTTTCAATTCTAACTCTGAACTG TTTCACATTTGGGACTTCTCAGGGCAAACAAATAAACTTTTCACAAATAACTCGAACAATTTTCTTGATGGTTCTCTTGTTCAAGGAGTCAAAGAG GTCATTCTTGAGTTACAAGTCCATGAAACTTTGGACAATATGATGGGTCGATATGGGAAGGATGCAAAGCTAACTGAAGAACAGCGAAAGACTGAAAAGTCCCCCATTATCATAAATGGGATCACAGATAAAGTGAAATTTCATTTGACTGAATCTGACCGTATGATAGCTGGAAATAGTTTTGGTGTAGCCAGTTCAATGGGTTTGACAGGATTGCAGAATCTCGGGAATACTTGCTTCATGAATAGTGCTCTTCAATGCTTGGTGCATACACCAAAGCTTGTTGATTATTTCCTTGGAAATTTCCAAAaggagataaattatgataatCCTTTGGGGATGAAA GGAGAGCTTGCCTTAGCTTTTGGAGACTTGCTCAGGAAACTATGGGCCCCTGGCTCGAAGTCAGTGCCTCCAAGAATGTTTAAACTTAAACTTGCTAATTTTGCTCCCCAGTTCAGTGGTTATAATCAGCACGATTCCCAG gaatttctttcttttttgttggaTGGCCTTCATGAAGATCTAAATCGTGTTAAATGCAAGCCATATTTTGAAGCAAAGGATGTAGAGGGCCGCCGAGACGAAGAAGTAGCTGAAGAATATTGGCAAAATCACCTTGCTCGTAATGATTCTATTATAGTTGATTTATGCCAG GGTCAGTACCGGTCAACATTGGTGTGCCCTGCTTGCAATAAGTTGTCAGTTACATTTGATCCATTTATGTACCTTTCTTTGCCATTGCCGTCAACAACAATGCGCAGTATGACTCTGATGGTAATTTCATGTGATGGGATTTCATTGCCTTCTACATTTACTGTATCAGTGCCAAAGTCGGGAAGACTGAAAGATCTTATTGATGCTTTAAGCACTGCTTGTTCTTTGAGAGCGGATGAGACCCTGTTGGTAGCTGAG GTATACAAGAATCGCATTTGTCGTGTTCTGGAGGATCCATCTGATTCACTGGCCTTGATTAGGAATGAAGACAAGCTTGTTGCTTATAGGTTTCCAAGAGACGATGAATCATCCAAGTTGATTGTCTACATGCATCAACAGTCAGAAAC GCATGATAATTCAGGAAAGCTAATTTCAGGCTCGAAAACATTTGGAGCCCCATTTGTAGCAAAAGTGCCTGACCTTTCTCATGAATCGGATATTCGTCAGCTGTTCCTTAAGTTTCTTGATCCATTAAAAATGCCTGCAGAGGATACGTTTAGGAACTGTGATGGTGAAGCTGGCGTTTCTGCTAATGATGACTTCGAGATGGATGATGCCTCAGACCCGGAAAACTCGGATCCTGATGGCAGTCCAAGTGATGAAACTGTTGCAAACTCTTGTTTGCCTGCTGATTTCACATTCTATTTGGCTCATCAGATGGGAGCTTCTGAAGGTACcttgattaaattaaatgaaCCTCTAGCTATCTCCAAATCAACTGAGAGACTGGATGTGATTGTTATGTGGCCGGACACGATGGTTAATAAATATGATACATGTCTAATGAGTTCATTGCCTGATGTTTCCAAACCAAATTTACACCCAAGGAGACTTCAAGAGTCTGTCGATTTGTACAAGTGCCTTGAAGCTTTCTTGAAGGAGGAACCTTTAGGACCTGACGATATGTG GTACTGTCCTAGATGCAAGAAGCCTCAACAAGCCAGGAAAAAGTTGGATCTCTGGAGGTTGCCTGAGATTCTTGTCATTCATCTCAAAAGGTTTTCATATAGCCGATTTTTTAAGAACAAGTTGGAAACATTGGTTGATTTTCCAATAGACGATCTAGATTTGTCAAACTACATTGCTTACCAGAACAGCCATTTGAGCAATCGTTATATGTTATATGCTGTTAGTAATCACTACGGAGGGATGGGCGCAGGTCACTATACTGCATATGTTCTT CACGGCGGTAAATGGTACGATTTCGACGATGATCGGGTTATGTCTGTCAGTGAAGACGTTGTAAAGTCGTCTGCTGCTTATGTTTTATTCTACAAAAGAATTCCATAA